The nucleotide window GTTGTCCTGAGGGTCCTTGGGTAAGCTAATGGTCAGGCTGTCCTTCAGACGTTGAGTCAGTGTTTTGGggatcatggctttagaagaagACAGAAGATAGAAGATTACTTCTATGTAGAACACCTTGTAACATTTGTTGCATTGCAATACAGTTTGATTCAGATTTATTGTCACAGAGACACACTACAGAGAAACACACATAGCCTACGTACGCCCAATGGAGAGGTTGGATAAATGGGTCAGCCGCAGTGCAGCGCCCTTGGAGCAGTTTATAGGTTACAACAGCAGGCTACTGGACCACTGCCCACCAGCTTTTTCCCAGCCGGGGCAGGGATTGGAAACGGCAACCCTCTGGTTGCTTGCCGGCCTCTCTAACCTTTGGCAACCAGCTCCTTCAGCTCGGGCCACTCAATCACGTAGCTGTCGCAGAACTGCTCGGCGATGGGGTGCGCCTGGAGAACACGGAGACGCTGCAGGACCTCGAAGCGACCCGTCTTCAGGGCCCAGTCCGTGATGCTTTTCCCTCGGACCTCATCCACTACATTGATATCTGCACCTGGACATTGGGataggcagggagacagagaaacaTGAACGCACATCCAAAATGATCACAGGAGCTGGCAACAAGGTTAGGCACTAAGGAAATGAGGGAAACTGATCAAGATTAGATTTTTATAATGTAATGTGTGTGGCATGTTCTCTGACAGTTCAAAGAAAATTCAAGTCAATGTCATCGTCCTACTTAGTGGCCAGTGAAGGAACTGTAAAATGTGGAGGGAGATAGTGTATTGCTGTTTATGTTTATATCCTCTATGAGGTGGGCTATTCAATTCTGGTTCTGTAGGTTTGAAACACTTCCATTTTTCACCTCCTTATAATCAGGGACCaattcagacctgggacaccaggtgattCCAATTTACTACCAGGTAGaaacaaaaaaacataaatgTTTTGGCCTGCCAGGGCCGGAATTGAATAGCCCGGCAGCTACGGAGAGGAGAACTGTCACTATTTGATTGGCTAATAATGAGACAGTATGTGTTTATGAACATCTACAGTATGAAGCAGGAGATTCAAGAGTTTCAATTAAAGggacaatcagcagttgaaacaatgtgTCTAGTGTTGAAAGCCACCTTTAGGTTATTTGGTTAATTAGTTCTTAATTATTTAATTGGATGCATTATTGGATGGAGACGGACTCGCACTAGTGTCTATGTCAGAGGCTTGTCCTCAAGCATTTACTCAGCTGAAAAGGAATGCATTATAAGGCATGTGGACGTAACACAAATTACACCATACCCAAAGCTGTTTTTTGTGCCTACAGATCACATtggcaccttaattagggaggacgggctcattgtaatggctggaacggaaatAATGAAATGGTAttgaacacatcaaacacacggtttccatgtggttgataccatttcattcactccattccaggcatgattatgagccgtcctcccctcagcagcctcctatgGTACAGATAAGAATAGGTAGTAGGGTGACTTGATGGTGACCTGTCTTGACTTATGTAGCGTTAATAGGTGTTACCACAGCCATGTCTATATCAGTCCTGGTAAATCCACACAAAGCTAATCCAGCCTGCAACCCAACACAGCTAGTCCCAGATTAGACATGAAGATGAGAATAGAAAACCAACGTCCTCAGATTTGACCCTTGAACTCAGATGTGCGTCATCATCCTTCTCCACCTAAATGGCTGTCATAATCATACACTTGGTCTGTGTctgaaatagcaccctattccctatatagtgcactactttttcccccttctttAACACATTCACGGTAACCATAGAAACATAATGAATAATACAATAGTCATTCTAGTTCTATGATGATAAGTTGATAACCCATTTCACCATAGTAACTGTGCTTCTACTGATTCGAGAATAAACATAACATATCAGTTAGGAAGTTGTCAGTATGGAGAGGGAGGATTTGCGTCACTTGGAAAAGGAAAACCCATGGAAATAGTCTTTTCCAACCCTGCACTCAAAGATTTCTGTTCAATGACTACTCCAATTCTTGATTTTGCTGACTATAGCCACTTACCGGCCATGAGGAGGGAAGACACACAGTCTACCCTGCCTTGCATGGCTGCCTTGAGGAGGGCAGTGAAGCCCCGGATGTCCCTCACCTCCAGGTCTATCTTAGGGTAGTAGTTCAGGATGAAGTTTAGAATGGAGATGTAGCCTGGGTGGAGAGAGGGGCTGTTATTAGGAAGGTTTATCACCAGTGGAATTGGATGCTGTGACCCCGACCAGATCATGGAATAGGTGCTTCTATTGATATGATATGATATGCTCACCAAAGCTAGCCAGCATATTATTGCAATGCTTACCGGCCTGGGCAGCGATCATCAGTGCTGTGTTGCCATCATTGTCCTGATGGTTAATGTCGATCAGTGGACACGTGTGTAGACCGTAGACCATGTCCACATAGCCTCTGGAGACAGCAAGCATCAGACCATTCTGACATGGAAACAAAGCAGAGCCCAGATGTGGTCATTCAATATGCTCTAATGCAGTGTTTCTCCACCTTTTATGTACCAGAAACCGGCAAGCTTTTGTTCATCCTCCTTATGGGACCTCTTACATTAAAATTAACATTTGAGTAACTCACTAAAAAAGTGTAAGCCAACCATCTCAAAGACCAGTCAGTATCATCCCAGGAATCATTGCCAGTCCGCAGGCCAATGGTTGAGAAACACTGCTCTAAGGCAGAGTTTCCCAAACCCTGTCCCAGGGCATCCCCTGGCTGTACATTTTgggttttgccctagcactacacagctgattcaaatcatcaactcatcatcaaggggttgggcagagtttgggaaaccctgctctaagGTACAACATCTGAGGCCATAAGATTTTCTTAGAATAGTCCCATCCTACGCttcaagtatttgaaagaaatcaAATACTTATTGAACCCAGAACCACCTGAGGGAAACATGACATAGTCCTTACCATGCCATTGATGTCCAGCTCCATAACCTCTTCCTTAGTAACCCCCCTCTCCAGGACCCTCCGTAGCATCAGCGCCTCGTTCCTGTTACAGGCCTCGTACAGCGTAGAGGTGGTGCCTCCTCTACCCCGCTCCATCTCATAGTCTGGCATGATAGAGTCCTCCGACACCAAGCTCGCCGTTTCGGACTCATTCTCAGAGAGTTCAGAATCCTCGGACGGGCCAGCGCCTAGTTGGGGATCATCCTGTGCATGAGCCATCACTGGATCTCCAGGTGGACCACCGAGAGGAGGGGATCACACCCGACCAAGAGGCCTACTCTGCCCACGGGAGGATGAGATGTGGCGAGGACCCTGCCTGGACCCTGTTGATGATTACCACATCCCAGCTGCTCCCTGTAAGAATAGACACAGACATACATGACTGGAgggacacagacaaacacacagacacacagacacacacacacacacacacacacacacacacacacacacacacacacacacacacacacacacacacacacacacacacacacacacacacacacacaca belongs to Salvelinus alpinus chromosome 28, SLU_Salpinus.1, whole genome shotgun sequence and includes:
- the LOC139558014 gene encoding photoreceptor ankyrin repeat protein-like translates to MAHAQDDPQLGAGPSEDSELSENESETASLVSEDSIMPDYEMERGRGGTTSTLYEACNRNEALMLRRVLERGVTKEEVMELDINGMNGLMLAVSRGYVDMVYGLHTCPLIDINHQDNDGNTALMIAAQAGYISILNFILNYYPKIDLEVRDIRGFTALLKAAMQGRVDCVSSLLMAGADINVVDEVRGKSITDWALKTGRFEVLQRLRVLQAHPIAEQFCDSYVIEWPELKELVAKAMIPKTLTQRLKDSLTISLPKDPQDNGVMDHLVKITTSIHSPLVSTGCRPLCPTSPPELGKRRLAVPELMEKHSSKDLEESSVCHSNGVKCSFTPAQASSSSFSLANCCSNAERRDRVLSMAASGIRNFIPCSMAHRNSVFPSGCIPKITFTKSQDKTPKKAKKAKRHKGHLEPPVWKYKSAKQEKKKEKEKLEEEKRAQEKALKKAKKKAAKAAAK